From Salvelinus namaycush isolate Seneca chromosome 9, SaNama_1.0, whole genome shotgun sequence:
TTGTTATGCTGACAAAAATAGCCTACAGTTTGATTGATTAACGTCAATAGTGTCATAAACTTCTGGAAACCTGTAAACCTCTGTAAATTAACTGTCTTTTTTATGTTGCTTATAGCCTATGTAGGTATTTATAGACAACTTTATTGAAAGAAACGGGATGAACCTGTTGAAAATCGTTATAACcaataggctatgtattgtagTGTTTCTTTATTTTGTTTTACTGTGTTTAAGTTCTAGTCTGGAGAGAGTTAACTGATAGGCTCGGTTCTTTCCCAAAATATTGGATCATCTAATATTATGCTAATTGTCCCTCAGAGCGAGATAGCCCATTGGCTGTGAGTccaataccatttcatatttgaGCCCTGACGTCAGGACGCCTATAAAACTCAGCAATGCATTTAAACTCGTCTGCGGGGGTTgatccctttaaaaaaaaaaatctctctccgTCAAGCCTGGCGTGgagttttttttgtattattcTCTTCAAGGCACGAATTTGCCAGTGACACCTCACGTGAACCTCCTTCAATTTCGCGCACTAATCCTAAAAGAAGGCATGAAGTGTTAAATGTTAGAAACACACAGAACCGCGtgcagacaaggagagagagggcgAAAAACGAGAGAGCGACGCACGCGCTGCTCTAGTGCGTCTGTGCAAACACTgcgttaaagagagagagaaaaagatccAATTTCAAAAACCAAAAACGTGCGCAGCACAATTAGGCTAGAAAACCCCTTGTTTTTCCAAATTttggataaaataaaataaataaagaagtCAAGCTGGCTCAGTGCGTGTCACCGCAGCCCGCTTTGACAGGTGCTGCTCAACCCGTTTGGAGGACTGctgtcagcagcagcagcaaaagGATGGCATCAGAACTGGCAATGAGCAACTCCGACCTGCCCACCAGTCCCCTGGCCATGGAATATGTTAATGACTTCGATCTGATGAAGTTTGAAGTGAAAAAGGAGCCGGTGGAGCCGGATCGCAGCATCAGCCAGTGCAGCCGTCTGATCACCGGGGGATCCTTGTCTTCCACCCCGATGAGCACGCCTTGCAGCTCGGTTCCCCCTTCCCCAAGCTTTTCGGCGCCCAGCCCGGGCTCCGGGAGCGAGCAGAAGGCTCACCTGGAGGATTTTTACTGGATGAGCGGCTACCAACAGCAGCTGAATCCCGAAGCGCTGGGCTTCAGCCCCGAAGACGCGGTAGAGGCGCTGATCAGCAGCAGCCACCAGCTCCAGTCCTTCGATGGCTATGCTAGAGGGCAGCAGTTTGCCGGGTCGGCCGGGGCAGGAGGCGGCATGGCCGGGGAGGAGATGGGCTCAGCAGCCGCTGTGGTATCGGCTGTTATCGCCGCAGCAGCTGCGCAGAACGGAggtccccaccaccaccaccaccatcaccaccacgcCGGGGGACACCACCCCTCCACCGGGGTCCCGTCCAACGCTAGCTCGGCGGGCAGCCACCAACACATGGGACACCTGGACCTGGACGACCGGTTTTCGGACGACCAGCTGGTGACCATGTCAGTACGGGAGCTGAACCGACACCTCCGCGGGGTCAGCAAGGAGGAGGTGATCCGGCTGAAACAGAAGAGGAGGACCCTAAAGAACAGAGGCTATGCCCAGTCATGCCGCTACAAGCGGGTCCAGCAGAGACATGTTCTGGAGGGTGAGAAGACGCAGCTGGTCCAGCAGGTGGACCACCTCAAGGCGGAGATGTCGCGGCTGGCCAGGGAGAGGGACGCATACAAGGACAAGTACGAGAAGCTCATCACCAACGGCTTCAGAGAAAACGGCTCCAGCAGTGACAACACCCCCTCATCCCCAGAGTTCTTCATGTGAGTTTCACAGTTTAGAAAAtagtcacttttttttttttaaagaagaaaaTAAACTGTTGTTAATTTTGTCTGGATCGTAAAGTTTCCGTGCGTAAAGGTGGGGATTGGCAAAGACacacatttatatattttttattttctttacaCATTTTGTGGTGATATTTAATGAGAATGCGGTTAGGTAAATGTTCCGTGTTAAATTAGGTTTGTAATGTAAAGTGTTATAAACTGGCCTTATAGGGTTTGATCACTGGATTACATTGTTAGAAATAGCCTGTATAGATCTTATTCGTTGTGTTTTGCCGtcgttattttgtattttaaaaaGGATAAAGGAAACATTTGTGTGCATTTTGTTTCGTGGGGCATCTCCCTCAAAAGTGACAAGTGATCCTTAATAATCTGTGCGTACAAAACTTGCTCAATCGGCCTAAATCTTATatttaggcctacagtacattTAGTCAAATTTAACTGAAAGGTAACTCttaaatatttattttgttttaatGTCTTCTTTGTAGGCTATAATTTACCCCATTTTCATATAATCTATGTTTTTCATGTTTTGAGCATTCAAACAGTAGGCCTATGGCATAATATAGAGACGACGTTATATAGCCTAATCAACCATGCAGGTCATGTGCGGTATTTTGCTGTCCTTTCAGGAATACTTTTGTTACATTTTCTTGGATGACAACTGCATGTTATGTATTTATATGGACTCATCGCTTTTTGGGGGATTTGGGACCAAAAAGTGTGAGGGACTTCATCCTCCATCAGTCTCCTCAACCCTCAACTcacctctcatcccctcctcacctctcgcCGTCCCTTCTGACATTGAGCCTCATTCTCTACACACAAAGCCGCTGACGCATTACATTTCACTTGTCAGGCTCGGATTATGCctggagaaagacagacaggacaTTTGGAATTCTATCTTCTCTTGAACGGAGTGCGGTGTGTTACACGGTCGTGCATATAGCGGTGTGTAGCCCACGATTCATCTGATGGCATTTTGTACCCTACTTCTGAATTCCTGTGGATTCCTTTATAATTTAAAAAGGCATATTTTAATTCAGTCAATATTCAGTCAATGTGGTTTTTGTTACGCAACAGGTTGCTTTTTATGTTTGAATATTGTAAGATTATTTTGATTAAATGTAGGCATACTTTtgtataatttttgtccaaatgCACAACATTTTTTTCCTTCTTCTTTTCTTGTCTTTGATACAAGTATCGAAGAAGGAAATTACTTAAAGGACAAATCAGATATAGGCTTATATGCATACTCTTAAACCAGGTGAAGCTTCAGTCTGTCTTTATCAAAAGTGTTATGACGAATCACCATTAAGAGGTGGGGAAATCTCTTCATCTGAAAATGTGTCATTCTCTGAAAAAGGAAGGAATTGCTGGACTGTATTGCACGCATGTTACCCGAAACCCCGTGGGTCTAAACCGATCGGAAAACTGTTGACTGCTGGGAATTGTTGGAAATATTTAGGTGATATTCAATAACTTTAATGTTGCTATATAAAATGTAATCATGGTGAACTATGGAAATATTCTTAAAAGATGTCCTGGTGTCGAAGGAAATGACTTAAACATTGTTTGGACAACACAGTGTTCAAACTGGAATATCCAAATTCCCACCATTCATCAATAAATGTTTATGAATGGAAACTTAAACTTTCATTAATGTTCATTTTTATTAATGCATGTTTAACTTATTGTTATGCTGACTTTATCACCGGTTTTACTTGCCTAATAGGCTACACTTGTGGATAAAGCCAAATTAGTCCTAATTCTTGGTAAAAATTAAGTTCATAAAAGCATTCGGGAATTGCCTATAGGCCTATAATTTCTGTGTTTTAGTATTATACCTTTCGTGTAAGCTCAATACACCTTTGCCTCCTGCTGTGCTGTAGGCTATAGACAAATCTTAGGAGGACAATATAGAcctaaagcaacaacaaaaaaatgtttcTTGCTTATAAAAGCATACAGTAACTTTATGTTGTGTTGAAGACGCTGTAATAACGTGTCGTATTTAGCTCTTCCGCTGTGTTGTACAGAAATAAGATTTATTTCACCTGTTGCTTAATTGCTTATTAAAGAGAATTACAACAGTCTAAACTAAATATTCCAGTTTATTTAGAcattaggcctaggctacatatgCGGATTGTTTTATGCACATCACGCCGGGCACAGGTCCCCAGTCCCATTTTGTTCATAATTAATATAAGAGCAAACGTTTGCTCTTTGCTCCGTAGCAGTCGAAAAACTCGACCCTGAACCCTTTAACTCAAAAGTTAAATTCTAAATATGGCATGGAGATATAGCCTAGTATTTAGTTCAATAAAAACGGTCCCTATATTTACCTAAGGTCAATTGAAAGGGAATTAGGCTACTTGATGCGCAGAGGGTAGCCTGGAACGAAGTTCAACATGTCATATTTTTCCCCGAAATAATTTTTAACGAATAGGCTACACATCGCTcactgtttgcttatggtggaacaTAGGCTATTAGTCCAGTGTAAAAAAAATGAACATGTTTGGAGTCGGAAGATTTTGAATGTAGGGAAAGTCAGATCGTGAACCTCTAAATGGTTGTTCCATTTCATTATCATTCTTGTCAAATTTCTTCGTTCGATTTTGAAATTGGAAAAAGCTAATCAAATGAGTAGACGAAAGAAATACATATTTCGTTATGACTTTGACAATGTTACAACTACGCGGGACagtttttttaaatggaagaatcCAGCATGTGGTGCATGTCTTTGTGTGCTGTGTCTGTTTCGTCCCTTTTTACCCGCAATGCTTGATTCTTTTTACTATCCCATTCTTCTGCATAATAATAGATAATAACATTATCTTCTTACTAATGTTGTTAAATTCTGGTTTGCATAATCATATGTACAGAACTGACTGGTATGAAGGCTAGGTTATAACAGAACGCGCGAGCCTTAAAAGGAAGGCAAGGCTATGCATTCCTCAGAAGCATACCTAGTACCTATGGGGACATTGAATGATTTTGTTATTGGCTATCACTTTTTATTTCATCATTACTTCTTAATCTGTAGACATTCTAGTTTGGAAAGAGTGAGAGGCATAGATGGAATGCATTTCCACATGAGATCACCTGCTGCACCTGCTTTTTGGGCTGTGCTCGTTTGCCTGTGTGCGTGcgaggttgtgtgtgtgcgtgcgaggttgtgtgtgtgcgtgcgaggtTGTGTGTGAGGGTGCTAAAGAGAGTGAGCTTTTTTTAAGCATGCATGAGTTTGAAACACTTTGGAATAGATATTCAAAAAGCAAATTCATTCTATTTAAGCAGATAACAGTTAACTGATGGTTTCCCTTTACATCCTGGGTTAGCAGCATGGCTGAgataagtgtgtgtgcgtgtgtgtggaatTCAGAACAATCAAACTGATACTGCATGGTagctcactgtctctgtctgtttgtcctcAAACTTTGAtacctcccccatctctctctagtTTTGATACCTCTGCAACTTTAAGGGAAGATGGCCGCAGTCTGTTCCCCACCCCCAGGTGCTGCTCATACACAGAGCACAGAGAGGTGCAGGCTGGGATATCATGGTCCTCCCCCGGCCGGAACGGACTATTTCCCctttgactgagagagagggagagggagagggagagggagagggagagggagagggagagggagagggagaaggagagggagagggagagggagagggagagggagagggagtgagagagggaaagacaaagacagagggagagaggcctTTTGCTTCTTTAAGATGATAAACGATGGGAGAAGCGTCCAGGCAGAGGGGAGAGGACCTTTTAGTAGTCCCGTGCCATTAATTTATAGCCCTGCCTTCTGATTAAGTCAATACAGTGTGCTATTTAATTACATTTGTGTTCTAACCTGGAACTGGAGACACCATACTTATTTCATGGCACCTCTTTACTCCTACAAGCAGATAGAATTAGTGGGGTTTGCTGTGTGAGTGGAGCTCTGGCTCGGGCACAAGGTACAGGAAATTAGCGTGAGTCTATATACCTTACTTGTGTTAATAATCATATGAAATCATACATTCAAACATTTGGTGTGGAATGCCAGTGTGATGCTTTTTTCAGTAGAACTACGTTAATCATGAACAAGTTTTCATCCTATTTTGGTGAACTTCATATTTTAAGCCATATTTATTTTTCTACATTTCTACACATTACGGTGTTCTTACTCATTACATTTCTGTAATTTGGCCATGGGAATAAGGCAGGTTGTGTATTGGTGCAAACTTGGCGCTAAGCCCCTATTGCAGAGTCTGTTTTGTTTGTCCACTGAAGTcagtgtgtatatttgtgtgtgtgtgtgtgtgtgtgtgtgtgtgtgtgtgtgtgtgtgtgtgtgtgtctttgctgcTTGTGTGTGCGTGGGAGCCAGAACCAGTATGAGGTAGGATGCTGTGTTACCAGATCACTTCCTGTGTAAGAGCAGCCaaggcagaacagaacagagaggacaCAACACGGTCTTTACACCTGTGTTACCGGATGACTTCCTGTGTAAGAGCAGccagggcagaacagaacagagaggacaCTAGTACCTCTTTACACCTCAGCATCACAACAgatgtaccacacacacacacacacacacacacacacacacacacacacacacacacacacacacacacacacacacacacacacacacacacacacacacacacacacacacacacacacacacacacacacacagatattataTTAGGATTAATTGAATCAGCATGAAGTGTAATTCCATTCTCTGTCCCAGCATATTGACTGGTGTGCTGTGATCATTTGATCAGTTGTCTCCTGCCACAATATTGGACTTTCTCTCTGAGGTCAACAATGGGAAATCACTTTGAAATACATTCTTATTGACATTTCAATCAACATGATGTACTTCACTTTAATGCCTTTATTAATGGCACAATGGCTCTGTGTGCATTGTGTgtttcaagttgtattagtcGAATGAGCTGTCGTATGCACTGGATACACATGGTACACACCATCCAACGACAGTGCAACAACAATAAGAGATAAGAAAATATgagaatatgaacataaagtacatggctcagtagaatagaatacacatTTTAGCATCAGTATGatacaggaagtgtgtgtgtgtgtgtgttcttgtgtgcacgtgcgtgtgtgtgtgactaagtgGATGTGCTAGGAAGTCAATGTCCAGCATTGCGTCTTTTATTTGACCTTGCGGTGAGAGAGTCTATCAAAGCATCCATTCCTCCAATCTGTCTGTCTATTGAGTGTTCAGTGTAGACAATCTATATGAGCAGATTACTTTCTCCCTGTATTATAATGCATTTAATTCAATATATGCATTGTTAGGAAGAAATCTGAGATCATCCAAATGCCCTCAATTCCTCTGCTTGCATATTATATCCTCCAAGAACGATCtgttggtatttgtttcattagtacattgttgacatagtcccaaaatgttttgcttgtcagcaatctatttttcaagaaatgtaactttcaaaatacagaaatcatccccgTATGATGCATTTTTCATCATATGATGCTGCGTTTTAcgtcatatgatgcaaaatgcatcccacggggatgatttctgtattttgggactatgtcaacaatggactaatgaaacaaatgcCAACAtatagtttttgggtggagttttcctttaagaaACTCAGCAACAGAGCAAAGGTTGTAACCACCTCCTCACTTAGTCAAATGTTTCTGTAGTTGTTTCTGAATGCATTATGAAAGCTGCTTTTGTTTAAACCAATTATGCTATTATTAATATTAATTAATAggaacccccccccacacacacacacaaacacacacacccagacttGCCCTTACAACGGCACCACAAAGGGTTAAACACATAGTATTCACATTCAAAAGAGGAAACAATTTCAATCTCTTCCACTCACTCCCCATCTGCATCTCTCTGTGCGTTGcgataaacatttacatttaaagtGATTTAAATCAACCGCGTTTATGTACCTCTGTACTGCGTCCATCACTCTGCCCTAGGAATgcaggagtctctctctctctctctctctctctctctctctctctctctctctctctctctctctctctctctctctctctctctctctctctctctccgacgGCTGAGTTATGTGTCATTTATTTGAAAAGCTAATAATTTAGCATTTCCCCCCTCCTGTCGCGGTGCGGGCTGCAGGGTGAGGAAGCTGTATATTTATACAGGTTCGTATTGCCTTCTCTCTGCCGACTGGCTTGGTGAGACTGAGCTCCTGGATAGCCACAGATATGTTTGGGTGTTTGTGAATGTTTGATACTGTCGGGTTGTATAACATCTGTCTAAACCCAAATCACCCATACATGTGATACATACACATTTGTTGTaaaatttacaatataatttagcAATATGTGCTCTACAATCCATCTCATGCagtactgtacactcttagaaaaaagggttctaaaGCTGTCcacgtaggagaaccctttttggttccagagaGAACCcgttttggtttcaggtagaaccctatgtggaaatggttctacatggaaccgaaaagggttttacctggaaccaaaactagttattcaaagggttctcctatgggaacagccggataactcttttaggttctagatagcacctttttttctaagagtgtactgtgcTCATCCTTTCACTCACATTTGAATCTGTTGGAGAACCCCTCCTGATCAGAATATATAACTAAAGGGCAATGCTAATTATGATAGAGTTCTAATTTAGCAGCACAGTCTTCTGAAACACAGATAAACATTCCTTCAGTGTTGAGTTGCAGGTCAGAgagtctgctctgtgtgtgtgtgtgtgtgtgtgtgtgtgtgtgtgtgtgtgtgtgtgtgtgtgtgtgtgtgtgtgtgtgtgtgtgtgtgtgtgtgtgtgtgtgtgtgtgtgtgtgtgtgtgtgtgtgtgtgtgtgtgtgtgtgtgtgtgtgtgtgtgtgtggagtagagtTGGAGCTGAGCCCGACCCCTGTGTGTTTTACCTGCAGCTCATTGAAGCTGTGAGGTGATTTACCCTTCTACTGCAGTCAGACACTGATTTAAATCAACCGCGTTTATGTACCTCTCTGCCCCAGGAATGCaggagtcagtctctctctctctctctctctctctctcttctctctccttatctcctctctcctctctccctcttcctctgtcctctctccctcttcctctctctctctctctctcctctcatctcctcttctctctctctgtctgtctgtctgtctctctcaattcaattcaatatgctttattggcatgacgtaacaatgtacattttgccaaagcttactttggatatttactaTATTtaatatgaaaataataagaatcaaaattgtcaacgggacaacagtaacaacaataaccaagggtcaaaataaccatacattcaacaataacaatagtggaggacatgtgcaggttggttggtctgtcagacactgtccctcaacttatgacaggcagcaatgtagtgcgctgccaacctaCAGCTCTCTGCAttctcccccaacaggacgggtagcctactctcatcagagaggtctttgaaaccttgaataagggtttcaaatttggggaaatgacactttctaattgttttatatttttcacattttgtcaggaaatgcagctccgtctcaggttctgctgttgtgcagtggctccgtctctctctctctctcttttctctctctctcttttctctctcttttctctctctctctctctctctctctctctctctctctctctctctctctctctctctctctctctctctctctctctctctctctctctctctctctctctcactcaccagTCTAACAGACATTGATCTCCAGCCAGACAAGGTGACCCAAAGTGTTGTTCAGCTCTTccgctgtctctctcctcctctctcttttatcTGTACATGGGAAAGACCCTGACCTCACACACTGGTGCCATGTCCTAGCATTCTCTCTGTGTCCCACACTGATGGGTGTGCATGC
This genomic window contains:
- the LOC120053480 gene encoding transcription factor Maf-like isoform X1: MASELAMSNSDLPTSPLAMEYVNDFDLMKFEVKKEPVEPDRSISQCSRLITGGSLSSTPMSTPCSSVPPSPSFSAPSPGSGSEQKAHLEDFYWMSGYQQQLNPEALGFSPEDAVEALISSSHQLQSFDGYARGQQFAGSAGAGGGMAGEEMGSAAAVVSAVIAAAAAQNGGPHHHHHHHHHAGGHHPSTGVPSNASSAGSHQHMGHLDLDDRFSDDQLVTMSVRELNRHLRGVSKEEVIRLKQKRRTLKNRGYAQSCRYKRVQQRHVLEGEKTQLVQQVDHLKAEMSRLARERDAYKDKYEKLITNGFRENGSSSDNTPSSPEFFMTSRKFLHL
- the LOC120053480 gene encoding transcription factor Maf-like isoform X2, which produces MASELAMSNSDLPTSPLAMEYVNDFDLMKFEVKKEPVEPDRSISQCSRLITGGSLSSTPMSTPCSSVPPSPSFSAPSPGSGSEQKAHLEDFYWMSGYQQQLNPEALGFSPEDAVEALISSSHQLQSFDGYARGQQFAGSAGAGGGMAGEEMGPHHHHHHHHHAGGHHPSTGVPSNASSAGSHQHMGHLDLDDRFSDDQLVTMSVRELNRHLRGVSKEEVIRLKQKRRTLKNRGYAQSCRYKRVQQRHVLEGEKTQLVQQVDHLKAEMSRLARERDAYKDKYEKLITNGFRENGSSSDNTPSSPEFFM